A region from the Hemitrygon akajei unplaced genomic scaffold, sHemAka1.3 Scf000064, whole genome shotgun sequence genome encodes:
- the LOC140721926 gene encoding E3 ubiquitin-protein ligase TRIM39-like → MDQKDSVMFLKEEARRNRRINDDVQELAVTDETLPVEKFDHLYLLNTVLRETLDAINRVSVTLDVETANPRLEVSDDRKSVRWTWTQRNVLYTRKIFTNWSCVLGSEGFTSGRHYWEAEVTGNRSWCLGVVAESGERKGRVNLSPETGFWVIRRVDDVLYRDYDVYRDLPSPESRLPAGPIPGRVGVYLSYESGTVSFYNAETKSHLHTFTGNKFTEKLYPFFRTGNVNQWLRICSGSAPGL, encoded by the exons atggatcaaaaagacagtgtgatgtttctcaag gaggaagctcgtcggaacagaag gattaatgacgatgtccaggaattggcagtgacagatgagaccctaccagttgaaaaattcgatcacctctatttgttgaacacagtgctgagagaaacgcttgatgctattaatcgag tgtctgtcaccctggatgtggaaacggcgaatccgcggctcgaggtgtctgacgatcggaagagtgtgagatggacttGGACCCAGAGGAATGTCCTTTACACCCGGAAGATATTCACAAACTggtcttgtgtgctgggatcggagggattcacatcggggagacattactgggaggcgGAGGTGACAGGGAATCGGagctggtgtctgggagtcgtcGCAGAGTCTGGggagaggaagggacgggtcaatctgagtccggagaccggattctgggtcatcaggcGGGTTGATGACGTGTTatatcgggattatgacgtgtaccgtgatctcccctcccccgagtcccgtctccctgccggtcccatccccgggagggtgggagtttatctcagttacgagtccgggacagtttcattttacaacgcggagaccaagtcccacctccacaccttcactgggaataaattcacagagaaactttatcctttcttccggaCTGGGAATGtcaaccagtggctgagaatctgctccggttccgctccgggtctgtaa